The DNA sequence ATCGCGTTGGGGAAGAGGGCATTTCCTTGGTTCAAATAGTCTACGATCCCTTTTACGTGACTGCGGATCTCAGGTCGCTGGAAACCCTTCAGGCTGCTGCTTTCGTCTCGAGAAAGACGGCTTATATCGGCTATCCGAACCAGATCCGAACCGCGTACGAACAGAGCATAGACTTCTAGGTTGTCTCCTTGCGTAGTACGAAGAGCACGCACCACAATTTCTTGGTTCTTCTCGTTCATGCCTTGGTTCTCGCTGTGTATTCCGACTTCAACTCCGTCCATAGTTTTCGGAACCGAGACTGCTCGCAACTCACGCATACGTCGTCTCTCAAGTGACGGAGCAATCGGGAAGAACTGCCGTTGTGTTTTGCCCAAGCCTTGGCTAGTAAAGATTTCACTTCCTCGTCAGATGTCCGCCGGCGCGACACCTTTGACGCGAATGAGAGCTCGCTCATGGCGACGGTCACAGCCCGACGGGCGTCCGGCAATGAGCACGTCGTCCAGCCGTGCTCTACGAAGTGGCGCAAGGCTCTCTGCGGGTAATCTGCCCGTGTCCCCGCCAGGTCTGAACCTTCTAGCCGGTCGTCATATGGCATTGCATAGGGCTTCAGATCGTCAGGCAGCCTTTCGACGCCGGGTCGAGACGTGAAAATCCTCAGCTTGTATCGGCTGCATGCATTGAGGTCCAACAGGTCGTCGCGAATAAGATCGACGTAGTTGGCGGAGAGTGCAATTAAGACCAACTCGACCGCGGGCTGCGTTGCCAGTTCGGCGATAGGGCTGCGGGAGCGAAAGCGTACGTTCAGTTGCGTCCACCAATGCGAAGGAGCAGCGCCCAGTTTTGCTAGTTTTGGTCGGATGGAGTCGTTCTCGCTGCCAACAGTCAGGTTGTATGAAGGAGACGGATATTCGCTTTCAATAAGGCCAAGTCCAGTAGATGCGAACATCAAACGCGCGTCGACAAACTGAGCCGCGCGCTTGGCATCCTGAACGCTTCGGCCTGCGTAGAGGGACGCTGCTGGTAGGGTTCCAAGGCCTTTGGCTCTGATCTGCCCAACCCATTCGTCGGTCATCTCGTCCAGAGAAGCAAACGGCTTTTGAGGCAAACACAGCGTAGCCGTGCCAGCCACTCGCTTCCTGTTGGTACAGTTAGAGATGATGATGATCGATGCCATTGGAAAACTGCGCCTGTGGCTTTTTGATGGGTTGCAGTTAATTTATAGTGTGTAATCCTACCACCTGATAACTGTCCCAGCTATTGCCTTGCGCCAACGTGAGGGTGGAGAGCAAAGCTGACCTGAGGAATGCGTTACACCCGGTGCGGTGGCGTATATGAGGGGGATCGATGCGATTTTCGGCTATTCGAGCTAAGCAAAGCGCTACACACCAGGTCGTGTCTTTCGCTGCCACTGTGGAGCAGATCTTGGCCATTGCGTCGATAGATCGGGTGAGGCGAGACGCAGGAGGCGACCTGCACGGGTTTCAGCGACCGATGGTTGCCAAACATATTAGAGAGATTCGTGACTATCTCGAGCGACCTGATGCTGTGATGCCGAATGCAGTGGTGCTCGCATTCACCGATGGCATCACCATCACAGAGGGACAAGGTCCCTACGCAGAAATCGAGATAGATGTATCCAGAGGTCCGACTGGGTTTGTTGTGGACGGCCAGCAGCGGCTGTCAGCGTTGGCTGGGTTACCGTCGGGTGACTTTCAGTTACTGGTTTCGGCGCTTATCTGTCAGCACCAGGACGAACTGCGCCAACAATTCATTTTGGTCAACAACACACGACCTTTATCAAAGTCGCTGATTTACGAATTGCTTCCAGGCGTAGACGGTCTCCCTACGCGCATGACGTCCCGCGCTCGTGCGGCACGTATTGTAGAGCTGCTGAACTTTGATGAGCGGTCGTCGCTTAGGGGACAGATCAAACAACATACGAACCCCCTGGGTACGATCAGTGATACTGCGCTCCAGAAAATGGTAATGAATTCATTATCCGATGGATATTGCCGGTCGCTTATCGATCAGGAGGAGGGCGAGGAAAAGTGTTTCCTCGTAATAAGCGAATTCTTCCTCGCGGTCCAACAGGTTTTCCGCAAAGCCTGGGTCGGGCATCATCCGAAGTCGTCTCGATTGGTGCACAGCGCTGGCATCATCTCTATGGGTTACGTGATGGATCAATTGTGTACAACTTCGGCGCCATTTGCTCCTCTGTTCAAACTTGGACTTAAGAATCTCGAGGGCAAGACGCCCTGGACGGCAGGACATGGAGATTGGCCTTTCCAGAGCGGTATTAGGTCGTGGAACGGCATCCAAAATCTACATCAAGACATACATGTGCTATCTGATTACTTGACGAAACTGGTGCGTCGTAACTCCGCCACCCGCACCGAGGCTGTTTCGCTGTGAAAAACTTAACAATGGAGAAAGTACATGGCTAATGAAGAGAGTGGTACTCCGGCACTGGCTACCGTCGAATGTGTAAGAGAGTTCTCGGCTAGCCTGTTACAAGCCGCGGATGCCTATCAACGTGCGCTACATCGAATCTCAATAGACGATTTGGCGTTCGCTGACTCTGGCTATACTGTTTTGACGGAAGTATACGGCCTCAGAAATCGGGCGTACGTGCTTCAGAATGATGCTGCAAATCACATAGTCGCTAATTTGAGTTTTACTCAACGTGACCTGATGGATCTTATTAGCCGTGCGGCCAAGGCTGTGAATGATGCAGTATCGTTGAAGAGGTTGCAGTCGATCGTACTGTCGATTGCAACGTTAACTGTGTCGCTTGGGGACGATAGGGCTAAGGTAGTTGAGTTCCTATATGAATCGTTGAGGTCGGACATCCTTGACCTCGAGGCTGAGTGACATGGAGATTTATAAGGAGTTTACTTTTGAGGCTGCTCACTTTCTGCCAAATGTCCCGGCAGGGCATAAGTGTGGCCGGTTGCATGGTCATTCGTTTCGCGTAGCTATTTACATAAGTGGTCGCGTTGACCCTAATTTAGGTTGGATCAAAGACTACGGTGAAATTAAAGAAATATTTAAGCCGTTCTTCGATCGCCTCGACCATAATTACCTTAATGAGATCGAGGGGCTCGAGAACCCTACAAGCGAAAATATCGCCATTTGGCTGTGGTGCAACCTAAAGCCCGTGCTGCCAGAATTGTCTCGCATCCGTATAAATGAGACCTGCACTAGTGGCTGTGAGTACCTCGGCTAGCAATAACGATCGTGCTGGGAAGTGTTCATGCGTCATATGACGAATATCGTGTACAGGCTAATAAATAAATTATCGAGGTTGTGTATGGGGATGGACGATGCTACCCCTTTGTCGAAACGGTCAAACGACTTGGGCTTCTTTTGGTTCCTTGTCGATGCTCCGATGTACACCGATGATCCGTTGATTGAACGCTTTCATGACGCCGTGATGCGACCTAGCCTCATAGCACTGACTGAATCAGAGTCAAATGGTTTTAAAAAAGCGACAGAGAAAAAGCTAGGAGTCGGCGGCAACGGGGATGTAGACCTTCCGTTCGTAGTTAATATGGCCTTGAAAGGTAGCTTTGATTATCGGACTAACAATGGTTCTGAGAACTCAAGAATTAAGACTTCAAGCGTTCCGCGCACACCCGAGCGTTTGCTTGAAGAGGTTGTAGCGTTCTATTTGGCGCATTTCCCTCAACGAGTATTGAGGGTTGATCCCGTTCGGATGTCTGTCACGACTGCCGCAGTTGAAACGGGAGTTGTCGCTGACTTCGCTATCCTCGACGCTACCTGTAACGATCCTGGGCCAAGGCCATTAATACTAATAGACGCGCCTCGCGGAACAAAAATTATGCCGATGGCGGGGGAGTTGCTGAATGGGGCGGTTGAGGTCTTATACGAGGATCTAGTTAGGAAGCTTTCAACCTCCGAGGAGCCGTTAAAAAGATTTAGCCGCGACATGCCGGAAGATAAGAAAGCGGAGCGCTGGAGCGAGTTGATCACCCGTTTTGATTCGCGCGTAGCTATGCAGATTGTTGAGGAGGCCGGGAGGAAACATGGCGGGGCACGGTTCGACTGGATAGATTTTAGGATGCCCTGGGGTAGCACTGGAGCACCTTCGCCATTTCATCTCCATATCGTGCCGGCCGGACGCTACTCAATGGGTACCTTTGCCCACGCGTTTATTCAGCGAGGAGGAAGTAATGGTGTGAGGATCGTTGGTACGTTAAAGACTGGCGGGGATATCAATGTTATGGCTATCTATGAAAGGTGAGGATCCAATAGTTCAGTAGTTTGTAATATTCGTTTGTTGGCTGTAGCGAGGTGGTATGCATAGTTGAGCGTACTGATTTGGCTCGTATTCGCAACCATATGTTGGCTGACTCTGGTTAGCCCCTGGCTCAGGCGGTTGGCGAGATCACAGCACAATGTGGGCGCACGCTGAGCGCGCGCAAGTTTATAGGTCTAGAACATAACGATATGGGCGAAATGACCTAAATGGGAGACCGCTTTGCTCGATCTCCCTTGTTGGAGTCGGTCCCGCAAAACAAGCCCTTCAAACAGTCGCTTAGCTTCATCCTTCGCGCGTAGATCCGCTTCGGAGTCGATAGCAGGAATATTCAGGCCTTCGTCGCCGTCGACGTACAGCGATCCCCCATAGTCATCGTCATAATCCAGCCCGGCATACTGGCCCCCGTCATGATAGGCGCGCATGCTCGTCCTGCAGATGCCGGCAGCAGCCTCGAATGCCGCCAGGTAGGACGAGGTGTCCTTGTTGAAGTCGCCTACAGTGCGTGATTTCTGCACCCTGTCAAGCGCAGATGCAGTCGTCCCGCTTGGCCATGTACTGGTATGTTGCAAGTGGCCGCTGCGAAGAGTGCAGGCACATCTCGACGATCGCATACTCATCGTGGATGGAGTACCGATTCGTATAGTTCAGATAGTCGCCTGCCTTCTTGGTGGCAAATGCCCCTGCGCCTACGGCCAACACTATTGTCCCGATCGATCGTTTGACCCTGGCGTAACTGTGGCCGGTCAGCTGCGTCCTGCAGTGGCCGCAACTGACGCCAGCCTCCAACTTGAGGTCATTGGCTTTGAGCATTCGGGGCATTTGATGAGCATTGCGATCCCTGCCTTCACCGATGGACTGACGGTGCGTTACATGCCACCTCTATCTGGCTGGCCGCAGGCTCAGGCCCTTTCCTGCGGTGCCGATGGTAAGGCATGTTGATATCATGTGACATTTCTTCAGTAGCATGACCTGGCAAGGACGCGGATAGATGAGCGCTATAACGGATGAACAACTCGCCCGGGCTTATGTCGAGCTGATAGAAGATTTCGACTTGACGCGTTTCGTTGGTACCGATAACGGCCTGGCTGGGATTTTTCTGCCGTCTGCTCCCGCTGGCCCCGTCAAGCTGATGGTTGTCGGGCAGGAGACGCGGGGATGGCTCGGCGGGTTCGGAAAGGTCCACGACACGCCACTAGCCGAGTACGTCACCGGATCGATGACCCGACACCGCGAATTGCTAGCGGGCCCTGCGAGGCGATCGAAGTTTGGCCAGTTTCATCGGGCGGCTGTAGCGAAACTGATTGCCGTCGAGGGCTCGGTGGCCTGGCATAACCTGTTCGCCCTCAGCTTCAAGGGCAGATCCCCCAGGAAAAGCAAATCCTTCGATCTGATAGTGGAGCTATCCAGGCAGCTGTTGCTTAGGCAGATAGAGTTGCTGCAGCCCCGTACGATCCTGTTCGTCACGGGTGCAGGTTACGACCGATTTCTGAAAGCCTGCTTCGACGGGCGCATCGAAAGCAGTTGCGTGGTCGAGCCGAAGCGGCTATGGCGCTTTCGCGTCGGCGATACGCTGTGCCTGCGTACGACGCATCCACGCTTTGCACAGGGCCATCCTCGTCGAGCGCAAGCGCTGCAGGAGATCGCTGCCGAACTGGCCGGACAACCAGCTTCCTGTACGTCTTCTGCGCATGGGGGTGCCGGCCTGCCGGTTTTCAACGGCGTCGTCCCGGGTCCGGTCGAGCGCGTCCTGCAGACATGCTGAGCAATTACGATCCGGCGGAACAGATCATGCGGGGGGTAGCCGAGGCACCAGTGATGCTGCGGGTCGCGTCTGCAGATTTCTGGAATCGCATCAAACTCAGTTTCGGTTGTTCGGGAGGGGTATACAGGCTGTCGTGTCTTCAAGAGGAAGGCAGCGACGTGATCACCCCGGTCCGGCGGTTACTGGGGGATGATCCTGAAGGCGCGCTGTACATTGGGATGGCCATCTCCTTTCTTGATCGCGTCATCAGCCTAAAGAAAAGCATTGCACCCGAATATGTGTCCCGAAGTCATGAGTGCGGAACGCGCCACAAGCGGCACGCTTCAATCGCGGCAGCCTTTCCGTATGAGCGCCTGGTAGTTTCATTCACCCTGTCGGACTGTCCTCGAACGGCGGAGAGGCTGGCGCTAGAGGAATATTGCTCACGGTTCGGGGAGTTGCCGCCCCTGAATAGGGCAGGGTAGGTAAGGAAAGCGACCAAGCCCGCAAGCGCCACAGGCATACGCCCCGCTTGGCAACATATCGTCCGATACCGAATGTTCCGCGTATGGAGTTCGTTGCTTTGGCGGTTTCGTGGGAGCGATTGACGCATTGGCTCGTCGTATCCTTCCTCCCGGACCAAGGAGGCGCAATTGAAGTTGCGGGGCTATTTAACACTCGGCACGGCCCGTGCGACATGGCCGTTCGGCATCGCGGCTCGTTTGGCTGCGTCGATCTACCATCGGGCATTCGAGATGCCAAGCACTGCAAGGACTCAGCATGCTGCATGCCATCAGCGGGAAAAAGACCCGCTTGTACCAGCGTTACCTAGGCCATCGGGAGCCGGGCGAAAAGCGCGTCATGGAGGAGGACGAGCTTACGGCCCTGTTGATGGGGCCTCTGGCATTTTTCAGTCCGGGGGCGGTTGCTTGCCTGTGGAGGACGGTTGTCGGATCGCCAACTGACTGGCCTGAAGGCGAGCCGTCGCGGGCCAGCGTCGAGTTTTGGCCGCGACGGACCGTATCGCGTGGCTATGTCGAGCCGGATCTGCTGGTGTCCCTGCACTGGGACGAGGGCGTTCGCCGGCTGCTGCTCGTTGAATTCAAATGGCGCGCGCCGCTCAGCGGGGAGCGTCAGCTTCACAATCAATGGAAAGACTTTCTCACCCCGGATGAGCGTCGGCAGGCGCTTCATGTATTCATTGCTCCAGAGGTCAGTCACGGTTTGAATGCACTGGCCGACGAGGATGTCTGGGACGGTCGCCTACTACTTCGTTCGTGGCTGGATGTTCTGAACGGCGTGCAAGAACTGAAGGACAACGCAGACGCTCCGCTTGGTAAGTGGGCAAGGCAGATCGAGGCTGTTCTGAGCCTGCTACAGATACATCCATTTAGAGGCTTCCGGAGCCTCGTGCCGCCGTTATCAACTCCGTCCGCACAACTCGGATTCTGGTATGGCTCAGACGGGAAGCCTGGAAATTGATCGTTTTCAAGCGACTGGAACCATGAAAAGGGAGGAAAAATGACAGATATTGGCAATTCGATAACCCAGAGCGTTGCGTTTCTCGCCAGGGTGTACAGAGAGAGCATCAACCTGTCCAACCTGCTCAAGCAGGAGATAAGTGCGGCGTTGCTCGATGCCGAACTCGGTAGGATGTACAAGTCCGCGGGACCGTGGGTGGAAACCTATCAGGAGGACCCGAGTGGCTGTATGTATTATTCGTTCGGCGGCTCGCTGCCACTGGCGCGCCGACCCAAGCACAAGCCGGGCAGCCACCTTTTTTTTCAGATAAGCCTTGCCGGTGATGGTATCGCCGCCAGCGGTTGTTCCGAGCCATTGCTTCACATAGGGCTGTGGGATGACCCCATCAGCTTCCCACAGGGTTACTACATGGGGTTTCCGCTCTCTGGTGAAGCTCCGGTGCTTGAGGACGGCATTCTGATGCGATGGCCAGGTGTCTCGCCTCAGGGACTCTGGCTTTACAGCCAGCGACTGTCCGCTATCAATACGACAGACGATATACGGCGTAAGGTTGTTGAGCCGATTCGCTCGCTTCTTCTCGGTGAGACCGCTGCGGTTGCTCTAACAGAGTCTCTTGCGGGCATCGCGAGCTATACCGCGTTGGGCGAACCCGAGTGCGGGTTCGCTATCAGCTTCATCGAACCTGGTCATCGCTCTGCATGACTGGCCGTTCCGTCCCTTCACCTCGTGCAACCTCTCGCGGTGTGACATACGGTGATCTGCCTATCGACGCAGGTCGACGAGTGTGGACATCGGCACGAACTCACGCGGGACGGAAGCCCGAGGGGGCGAGACGGCCGCTGGGGATTATGGTTGGGGCGACTAGGGACTTTTGCGGGGAATCGTTGAAAACCGTCGGATAGCGTAGAGCATTGGCTGCAGCGAGCGCTCAAAAATATCCTATTAAAATCAATGTCTTATAGGGTCGACCTCCGGCATGGGGTGCAAGGGGTAGAGTGTTCGAATCACTCCGTCCCGACCATATACTTCAATAACTTAGCCACCTTCGGGTGGCTTTGTTGTTTTTGTCTTAGTAATTTTCCGAGTAAACCGGCTTTTTTCCTATCCTGCCTCCTCTTATCGAGCGGGTGCGCATGAGTCGGCAGACATTATTGGCGGCCGCAACCAGCTGGACCAGAGTGACTGGCCCAGCAGAACCCTTCTTTCTTTCCCCAGTACACATTTTCCTTTCACGTAAAGAACAGGCATAGCGTTGCGGCGCTCGTCGGGATTGCCGTAGGGACGTCCGGGCGTGACACCTCTCCGTCTTGCCCCGATTGTCTACCAGCATCCGCATAACGGACGGTTCCGACATCTGTCTGCAGCGAGCGACACCCTGTGCCCACCTATCTTCTAAGCTGACTATCAGCCAGCGCCTGCCAAGCAGCCGGCGCTCGTTCTCATCACAATAAGAAGGAATGGTCACTATGCATCCCCTCCACCTATCCAAACTGACCCTTTGTGTGGCGGTTGTTGTCACCAGTCATGCCGCTCTCGGAGCTAGCCTCGAAGGCGGTGCGGTCGCGGCTCCTGACGAGTACAGCGCTAAGGTCGCCGCGCAAGTATTAAGGAACGGGGGCAACGCGGTGGATGCAGCGGTGGCGACAGCCTTCACGCTTGCCGTTACCTATCCCGAGGCCGGTAATATCGGCGGTGGTGGATTCATGACGTTGTACATGAACGGCAATCCCTATTTCCTGGATTACCGTGAAGTCGCGCCCAAGGCAGCGAGCAAGATCATGTACCTCGATGACAAGGGAGAGGTGATCGAGAATCTCAGTTTGGTCGGCGCCAAGGCAGCGGGCGTTCCGGGGACCGTATTGGGTATGTGGGAGGCGCATCGACGTTTTGGCAAACTGCCTTGGAGCGAGTTAATAACACCTGCAGTTGGCTATGCGCGGGCAGGCTTCAAGGTGGCCGACCAGCAGTTCCAGTACCGTGAGGACGCCATCGGGCTTTTCAACGACAAGACCAATTTCGAAGACTACTTCGGCACCATGAGTCCAGGAGCTAACTTCCGCCAGCCAGAGCTGGCCGAGACGCTGGAGCGCATCGCCGACCGAGGCGCCGACGATTTCTACAAAGGCAAGACGGCCGAGCTACTGATCGCCCAGATGCAGCGCGACGGCGGGCTTATTACCAAAGAGGATTTGGCCGACTACCGCATCAAGTGGCGCGAGCCGATGCGCGTTGACTGGCAGGGCAACAGTCTCTACACCGCGCCGCTGCCCAGCTCAGGCGGCATTGCGCTGGCTCAGCTGATAGGCATCAAGGAACGGCGTGCTGAAGATTTCAAGGCGGTTGAGCTGAACTCGGCGCGCTACATCCATTTGTTGGCGGAAATCGAGAAGAGGGTCTTTGCCGACCGTGCCGACTATCTTGGCGATCCAGACTTTTCCGACGTGCCGGTAGCTCAACTGATCGCTCCTGACTATCTGGAGCAGCGCGCGGCCGAGATCAACCCTTCGGCCATCTCTGCGACCGAAAAGGTGCGTCCTGGCTTGGAACCACGGCAAACCACACACTTCTCGATCGTCGATGCCGATGGGAATGCGGTCAGCAATACCTACACGCTGAACTGGGACTTCGGCAGCGGGGTCGTGGTCCAGGGGGCTGGGTTTCTGCTCAACGATGAGATGGATGATTTCAGCGCAAAGCCGGGCGTTGCAAATGCCTTCGGCGTGGTTGGCAGTGATGCCAACGCCATCGAGCCGGGCAAGCGCATGCTTTCTTCTATGAGCCCGAGCATCGTCACGCGCGATGGAAAGGTAAGCCTGGTGCTCGGTACGCCCGGCGGCTCGCGGATATTCACGTCCATCTTCCAAGTGCTGAACAACGTCTATGACTTCGGCCTCCCCCTGGAGAAAGCCGTGGCCGCACAGCGCGTACATCATCAGTTACTGCCCAAGGACACTATCTATTACGACGCCTACGCACCGTTAGCGGGCGAGGTTGCGGACGAGCTGAAGGCCATGGGCTACATACTTGAAGATCAGGGCTGGTCTATGGGTGATATCCAGGCGATACGGGTGGATGGAAAAACGCTGCAAACCGCGTCGGACCCTCGTGGTCGAGGCGTTGGGATAGTCGTTAGACCCTGATGGTTGAGTGTTGAGTCGAGCCTTGTGGCTTCGTTTCGCAATCCGGCAATCGGCCCCCTTGTGCTGGGGGGCTACCGGCTCGATACAGTCAGAACAGTTCCACGAAGCCAGGTGCCGTATTAGTCGACGTGCGGACTGCACGAACATAGTTGGGTTATTTCAAACGTAAGAGCCATCAAACTCAATCGGAGATAGCCCATGAGCATTGATCCACTCGACAGGCCCCATGATCAGCAGCCGGTCCCAGGGCAAAGTCAGAACCCGAGTCACTCCCCCGAGCCGGATTTCATTACTGATAATCCAGACGTGCAAAGAGACCCTGGCAATCGTGGAAAACCGGCTGAACGGCCGGTTGGTGTGCCGGATTCAGATACCCCTAGCGGTAGCGAGCCAAACATTTATGACCCGAACGAGCC is a window from the Pseudomonas sp. MTM4 genome containing:
- the queD gene encoding 6-carboxytetrahydropterin synthase QueD: MEIYKEFTFEAAHFLPNVPAGHKCGRLHGHSFRVAIYISGRVDPNLGWIKDYGEIKEIFKPFFDRLDHNYLNEIEGLENPTSENIAIWLWCNLKPVLPELSRIRINETCTSGCEYLG
- the ggt gene encoding gamma-glutamyltransferase; translated protein: MHPLHLSKLTLCVAVVVTSHAALGASLEGGAVAAPDEYSAKVAAQVLRNGGNAVDAAVATAFTLAVTYPEAGNIGGGGFMTLYMNGNPYFLDYREVAPKAASKIMYLDDKGEVIENLSLVGAKAAGVPGTVLGMWEAHRRFGKLPWSELITPAVGYARAGFKVADQQFQYREDAIGLFNDKTNFEDYFGTMSPGANFRQPELAETLERIADRGADDFYKGKTAELLIAQMQRDGGLITKEDLADYRIKWREPMRVDWQGNSLYTAPLPSSGGIALAQLIGIKERRAEDFKAVELNSARYIHLLAEIEKRVFADRADYLGDPDFSDVPVAQLIAPDYLEQRAAEINPSAISATEKVRPGLEPRQTTHFSIVDADGNAVSNTYTLNWDFGSGVVVQGAGFLLNDEMDDFSAKPGVANAFGVVGSDANAIEPGKRMLSSMSPSIVTRDGKVSLVLGTPGGSRIFTSIFQVLNNVYDFGLPLEKAVAAQRVHHQLLPKDTIYYDAYAPLAGEVADELKAMGYILEDQGWSMGDIQAIRVDGKTLQTASDPRGRGVGIVVRP
- the dbpB gene encoding DGQHR domain-containing protein DpdB, which gives rise to MRFSAIRAKQSATHQVVSFAATVEQILAIASIDRVRRDAGGDLHGFQRPMVAKHIREIRDYLERPDAVMPNAVVLAFTDGITITEGQGPYAEIEIDVSRGPTGFVVDGQQRLSALAGLPSGDFQLLVSALICQHQDELRQQFILVNNTRPLSKSLIYELLPGVDGLPTRMTSRARAARIVELLNFDERSSLRGQIKQHTNPLGTISDTALQKMVMNSLSDGYCRSLIDQEEGEEKCFLVISEFFLAVQQVFRKAWVGHHPKSSRLVHSAGIISMGYVMDQLCTTSAPFAPLFKLGLKNLEGKTPWTAGHGDWPFQSGIRSWNGIQNLHQDIHVLSDYLTKLVRRNSATRTEAVSL